TGCATCAAGGTGGCGGCTGTTCGCCGTAAGTCGTGCGGAGTCCATTTCTCGTCGCCGAGAACGAGGGAGTTCGTTTTAGCGGTTCGGTTCGTATGTGCACCACGCTCGTAAAAGACTAACTGACGGTCGGCTACCTGCTTGGTAATACTTTTGAGGTCAATGTGCGTTTCCGGTTTGTCGTTGTGCTGGCGGGCGGGTAGCAGCCATTCCTTGCCGTTGGACAGTTGAAGGAGGGCGCTCATGTGCGTTGTGGCGTAGTCAGACAGAAATACAACGTGAGCATCCCCGTTCTTCGCGTTTTCAACTGGTACGCGCCAAGTCCGAAGTTCAAGGTTGATGTCGCGCTTGCGTGCCTTAATGACCTCGCCCACGCGTGCGTTGGTCGCCAAGATCAACATCAATACGTGCTTTGTCGGCTCCGGCAAGTTCGCAGACTCCAGTGCTTTCGGAAAGGCGCCGATCTCGTGATCGGAAAGGGTTCGTTCTCGTTCGGCGTCTGTCCCGCCGACATCCTTCTTTGAGACCATCATCAGAGGATTGGCGGAAACGTACTCCCGCGCCTGGCACCATTTGATGAACTGTTTGAGATCGGTGAGAGTCCGGTTGGCGAGCCGGTTCGCGCCTCGCGCGATAATCGCGTCCAGTGAGGACATGATGTCAGAGCGGCGTACGTCTTCCATCGCGATGTCGCCGATCACTGGAAGGACATCCTTTTTGAATGCGCGACGGACTTCTTGTCCGTTGTCTGCCCGCTTCTGCAGGGCGGACTCGGCCCACTCATTGAATCGCTCTTTGACCGTCTTACGGGCGAGCTTGTCCTCGAGGGTACGGACCTCTTCACTCGTGTCGACTAGCTTTTTCAGCCTTTCGATGAGTCTCTGTTCCAGCGGATCTTCCCCGGAACTAATGCACGCACGCGCACGGTCGCGGGCATCTCTAATCTGGCGCAGGCTCGCCTTCGGAAACGTACCGAGACGGATCTCACGGACCCCGCCGCTTGCTCGATAGCGCAATGAAAATTGAACCGATATGCCCTTCACCCCGGCACGGACCACACCAAAAACACCGCGTCCATCGGACAGACGACGGCCGTTGTCAGCCGGAATTAGCCCTTGCAATTCCCTCGTGGTGAGCGTACTCATTGCAGCCTCCGGGGCAAATTGCCCCCACATTTGCCCCCACAGATCCGGAAGCTTGGGTTGTATTGTAATGGAATTGCTAGGGCAAGTTGTTCTTAAATAATCATTAAAATCAATGGATTGCGTTGTTTTCTCGGATGCCAGGGGAACTCGGCGGAAGCGACAAAAAAGTGCATGGGGTGCAGGTGGTCGGAGGTTCAAATCCTCTCGCCCCGACCAGATAAGAACCCGCGTCGGCTTAAGCTGACGCGGGTTTTTTCTTGCCCGTCGCTTTTTTGCACATCGCGGCGCGGCCCCGGTAAAATGCAAGGTTGATCCACGGAAAGCGCCGTGATTTAGCGGAAGAGGATTCCCCGAACATGACTGATCTTCGTCTTACCATGCGGTTCGCTGCAGTGCTCGCCACCGGCGCGCTCGTTGCCGGTTGCGGTACGTCGTCGCCCACGAAAGTGGACTACAAGAGCGATTCGAAATCGAAGGAAGCGTCGCTCGCAGTGCCGCCCAACATGCTCGACGAGACGGCCGATCAGCGTTCGCTGCCGCCCCAGGGCGGCGCGACCTCCCTGTCCGCGCTTCAGCAGGTCCAGAAGGCGGCGCCTGCGCTGGACACCGTCGCTCCGGCCGTGACCGGCATGCATATCCAGCGCGACGGCACCGAGAGCTGGCTCGTGATCGACGGCAAGCAGCCGGCCGACATCTGGCCGCAGGTTCGCCGTTTCTGGCAGGAGCAGGGCTTCCTGCTCGTCGTCGACCAGCGGGACAAGGGCGTGATGGAAACCGACTGGAACGAAACCCATCCACAGATCAACGACGGCCTGATCCGCAGCGTGATCTCGAAGGCGATGGGCAACTCGTACGTGACGGCCGAGCGCAACAAGTACCGCACGCGTCTCGATTCGGCGCCGAATGGCGGCACCTACGTGTTCATCAGCCAGAAGGGGATGCGCGAGGCGATCACGGGCGCGAGCAACGATTCGAGCAAGTGGGAATCGAAGCCGAACGATCCGGCGCTCGAGACCGAATACCTGAAGCGGCTGATGGCCGTGCTCGCGCAGAACGAGCAGCGCGCGAAGAACGGCGAGCCGCCGATCGCGAACATCAAGGACAATGCGGCGCCGAAGGACAAGAAGGCCGACGCCGACGCATCGTCGAAGGCCGCCGCCGCGATTGCCGCGCAGAACGTCACGCGCACGTCGGCGCAAGGTAACGATGCGGCCGACGCGGCTGCAGTGCCGTCCGAAGTCACGCTCGGCGAGCCGTACGACCGGTCGTGGCTGCACGTCGGTCTTGCGCTCGATCGCGCGAACTTCACGGTCGACGATCGCGATCGCACGAAGGGCGTGTATTTCGTGCGTTATGTCGATCCGAAGGATCTGACTTCGGCCGAGCAGGGCTTCTGGAGCCAGTTGTTCCACGGCAAAAAGGAAAAGCAGGCGAAGCAGTACCGTGTCAACGTGA
The nucleotide sequence above comes from Burkholderia pyrrocinia. Encoded proteins:
- a CDS encoding tyrosine-type recombinase/integrase yields the protein MSTLTTRELQGLIPADNGRRLSDGRGVFGVVRAGVKGISVQFSLRYRASGGVREIRLGTFPKASLRQIRDARDRARACISSGEDPLEQRLIERLKKLVDTSEEVRTLEDKLARKTVKERFNEWAESALQKRADNGQEVRRAFKKDVLPVIGDIAMEDVRRSDIMSSLDAIIARGANRLANRTLTDLKQFIKWCQAREYVSANPLMMVSKKDVGGTDAERERTLSDHEIGAFPKALESANLPEPTKHVLMLILATNARVGEVIKARKRDINLELRTWRVPVENAKNGDAHVVFLSDYATTHMSALLQLSNGKEWLLPARQHNDKPETHIDLKSITKQVADRQLVFYERGAHTNRTAKTNSLVLGDEKWTPHDLRRTAATLMQATGVLPTVIDKCMNHREQNRMKRIYQRYPYTVEKRAAWHLLGARLEQLTGLDRSAERAEHDRATEMREHAMQATAIDVSTSEPGQ
- the bamC gene encoding outer membrane protein assembly factor BamC, with the translated sequence MTDLRLTMRFAAVLATGALVAGCGTSSPTKVDYKSDSKSKEASLAVPPNMLDETADQRSLPPQGGATSLSALQQVQKAAPALDTVAPAVTGMHIQRDGTESWLVIDGKQPADIWPQVRRFWQEQGFLLVVDQRDKGVMETDWNETHPQINDGLIRSVISKAMGNSYVTAERNKYRTRLDSAPNGGTYVFISQKGMREAITGASNDSSKWESKPNDPALETEYLKRLMAVLAQNEQRAKNGEPPIANIKDNAAPKDKKADADASSKAAAAIAAQNVTRTSAQGNDAADAAAVPSEVTLGEPYDRSWLHVGLALDRANFTVDDRDRTKGVYFVRYVDPKDLTSAEQGFWSQLFHGKKEKQAKQYRVNVKALTADQTRVAVVDDAGAIDTSSAARQIMGLLVNQLR